The proteins below are encoded in one region of Bremerella sp. P1:
- the mfd gene encoding transcription-repair coupling factor — translation MSIATSQQAATMLKSLPQCFEQNESFQNVVQALKQGKDATLEGVWGSACALVAAAFFGEVSPHVVLVAPHLTEIDKLAEALPLFSNADVAAFPAWESSPDERRLHDEIYAARLRLLKQLVYGKCPSLLVTSIESLIQPVPGKENIVANSRRLEVGQQLLPEELGKWLLAHKYHSTTAVELPGEFSLRGGILDIFAPDWQRPVRVELFGDEIESLREIDVQTQRSVDSLQQIDITALRHSRDYQGSFVDYLPEDSVFLLIEPDQMKQTANDYLKRVDDVRDAFEFAETIVRLNDFRKVSVAGIASGSFNVTANLNFESVEQFSGDVERVRGELDVVSQNLDVVIVSQTEAEVERLHEILDATQVAKSGRLHYVLGELHQGFRFRDGQLVLVSGNEIFHRGALHRTKTRRLGKVIDSFLDLKKGDLVVHLGHGIGRYRGLRLIEKQGHAEEHLVLEFHGETKIFVPASKIDLVQKYVGGSKTRPPLARIGGVVWKKQKENVEKAVKDLAADLLQVQAERKSRPGIAFAEDTRWQYEFDASFPYTETDDQVLAIAAIKQDMIQPRPMDRLLCGDVGFGKTEVAMRAAFKAVDNGFQVAVLVPTTILAEQHYKSFRERMAEFPFTIARLSRFGTAKEQREVVGGLKAGTVDVVIGTHRLASKDIEFQNLGVVIIDEEQRFGVEVKERLKHLRTTVDVLTMTATPIPRTLHMSLVGVRDISNLETAPKDRIAVETKVSRWNDELIRHAVLRELNRGGQVYFVHNRVQDIQLVAAKLQRIVPEAKIGIGHGQMAEGALEQVMVDFIDGKFDLLLATTIIESGLDIPNANTIFVDEADRYGLADLHQLRGRVGRSHHRGYCYLLLEPGKHLTPIASKRLHAIEEFSHMGAGFAISMRDLEIRGAGNILGTQQSGHIATVGYELYCQLLESAVRKLQKMPPKLTIDVDIDLPVEAYLPDDYVGDMRQKIDLYRRMTRIASDEDLQQIEEEMRDRFGPTPEAVEELLRLVALKLDAAFWQVSAIYVEEEVDQTFLVFVYTNASRIQQLAKLRGKKLRVVDETRAYIPLPDASMNGSELLDFARMMLRAS, via the coding sequence ATGAGCATTGCGACATCCCAGCAAGCGGCGACGATGCTCAAAAGTCTGCCGCAATGTTTCGAGCAGAATGAATCGTTCCAAAACGTAGTCCAGGCCCTGAAGCAAGGGAAGGACGCAACTTTGGAAGGAGTCTGGGGCTCAGCCTGCGCGCTGGTGGCCGCTGCTTTCTTCGGCGAAGTGTCCCCGCATGTCGTACTTGTCGCTCCTCATCTGACCGAGATCGACAAGCTTGCCGAAGCGCTGCCGCTGTTTTCCAACGCGGATGTCGCCGCATTTCCGGCCTGGGAGTCATCGCCTGACGAACGTCGACTGCACGACGAGATTTACGCTGCCCGGCTGAGACTCTTAAAGCAGTTGGTTTATGGCAAGTGTCCTTCCCTCTTGGTCACTTCCATCGAGAGCTTGATTCAGCCCGTTCCTGGTAAAGAGAACATCGTTGCCAACAGCCGCCGCCTTGAAGTGGGTCAGCAGTTGCTGCCGGAGGAATTAGGCAAGTGGCTGCTCGCTCACAAATATCACTCGACAACGGCGGTGGAGTTGCCAGGCGAGTTTTCCTTGCGAGGGGGCATTCTCGATATCTTTGCTCCTGATTGGCAACGGCCGGTGCGGGTGGAGCTGTTTGGCGATGAAATCGAATCACTCCGCGAAATTGATGTCCAAACGCAACGTAGTGTCGATTCACTTCAACAGATCGATATCACGGCCCTCAGGCATTCGCGAGACTACCAGGGTAGTTTTGTTGATTACTTACCGGAAGATTCTGTGTTTCTGCTGATCGAGCCCGATCAGATGAAGCAAACGGCGAACGATTATCTGAAGCGTGTCGATGACGTACGCGATGCCTTTGAGTTTGCAGAGACCATCGTCAGGCTAAACGACTTTCGTAAGGTTTCGGTGGCAGGCATCGCGAGCGGATCGTTTAACGTAACGGCCAATCTGAACTTTGAGTCGGTCGAACAGTTTAGCGGCGATGTCGAACGTGTCCGGGGTGAATTGGATGTCGTCAGCCAGAATCTAGACGTCGTCATCGTTTCGCAGACGGAAGCCGAAGTCGAACGGTTGCATGAGATTCTCGATGCAACGCAGGTCGCCAAGTCGGGGCGGCTTCATTATGTGTTGGGAGAATTGCACCAAGGTTTTCGCTTTCGTGATGGGCAACTCGTGCTGGTTAGTGGCAACGAGATCTTCCATCGTGGAGCTCTGCACCGCACCAAGACGCGACGTCTCGGCAAGGTCATCGATAGTTTTCTTGACCTGAAAAAGGGAGATCTGGTTGTTCATCTTGGTCATGGCATTGGCCGTTATCGAGGCTTGCGGCTGATCGAGAAGCAAGGGCACGCCGAAGAGCACTTGGTGCTGGAGTTTCACGGCGAGACCAAGATCTTTGTCCCAGCTTCCAAGATCGATCTTGTTCAGAAATATGTTGGCGGCAGCAAGACCCGGCCTCCCCTGGCACGCATTGGCGGTGTTGTCTGGAAGAAGCAGAAAGAGAACGTTGAAAAGGCGGTCAAGGATCTGGCCGCCGATCTCCTGCAAGTTCAAGCCGAACGAAAGAGTCGCCCTGGGATCGCTTTCGCTGAAGATACACGCTGGCAGTACGAGTTTGACGCCTCGTTTCCCTACACGGAAACGGACGACCAGGTGCTGGCCATCGCTGCCATCAAGCAGGATATGATCCAGCCTCGTCCTATGGATCGCTTGTTGTGTGGTGATGTCGGTTTTGGAAAGACGGAAGTCGCGATGCGGGCAGCATTCAAGGCGGTCGACAATGGCTTCCAGGTAGCTGTCCTCGTACCCACGACGATCCTGGCCGAACAGCACTACAAGAGCTTTCGGGAGCGGATGGCTGAATTCCCTTTCACCATTGCTCGTCTCAGTCGATTTGGTACGGCCAAAGAGCAGCGGGAAGTCGTTGGAGGGTTGAAGGCGGGTACCGTTGATGTGGTCATTGGTACGCATCGTTTGGCTTCTAAGGATATCGAGTTTCAAAACCTAGGCGTCGTCATCATTGATGAAGAGCAGCGTTTTGGTGTCGAGGTGAAAGAGCGGTTGAAGCATCTGCGTACAACCGTGGACGTGCTCACCATGACGGCGACTCCCATTCCGCGAACCCTGCATATGTCGCTGGTGGGTGTCCGAGATATCAGTAATCTGGAAACCGCGCCTAAAGATCGTATCGCGGTTGAAACCAAGGTTTCACGATGGAATGACGAACTCATCCGTCATGCGGTCCTGCGTGAATTGAACCGCGGTGGGCAAGTCTATTTCGTTCACAACCGCGTTCAAGATATTCAGCTGGTGGCCGCGAAGCTGCAGCGGATCGTGCCGGAAGCGAAGATCGGGATTGGCCACGGCCAAATGGCCGAAGGGGCGCTCGAGCAGGTCATGGTCGACTTTATTGACGGGAAGTTCGACTTGCTGCTGGCGACTACGATTATCGAGAGTGGGCTCGACATTCCTAACGCGAATACCATTTTCGTTGATGAAGCCGATCGATATGGCTTGGCTGACCTGCACCAACTTCGCGGACGCGTCGGGCGGTCGCACCATCGCGGCTATTGCTATCTTCTGCTTGAGCCAGGCAAGCACCTCACGCCGATCGCTAGCAAGCGTTTGCATGCCATCGAAGAATTCAGCCACATGGGGGCCGGTTTCGCTATCTCGATGCGGGACCTCGAAATCCGCGGTGCTGGCAACATTCTTGGGACCCAGCAAAGCGGGCACATCGCGACGGTTGGCTACGAGTTGTACTGCCAGCTTCTGGAAAGTGCCGTGCGTAAGCTGCAGAAGATGCCGCCGAAGCTGACGATTGATGTCGATATCGATTTGCCTGTTGAGGCATACTTGCCCGACGATTACGTCGGTGATATGCGGCAGAAGATCGATCTTTATCGACGTATGACCCGGATCGCATCCGATGAAGATCTGCAACAAATTGAAGAGGAGATGCGCGACCGCTTTGGACCGACTCCCGAGGCGGTCGAAGAGCTTTTGCGGCTGGTTGCCCTCAAATTAGATGCAGCTTTTTGGCAGGTTTCCGCGATTTACGTCGAGGAAGAGGTCGATCAAACTTTTCTCGTCTTCGTATATACGAATGCATCCAGAATCCAGCAGCTAGCAAAGTTGCGCGGAAAGAAGCTCCGTGTTGTGGACGAGACCCGGGCCTATATTCCGCTGCCAGATGCCAGCATGAATGGATCGGAATTGCTGGATTTTGCAAGAATGATGTTGCGTGCTAGTTAG
- a CDS encoding peptidylprolyl isomerase, with the protein MLSSVLLSPSEARAQFGWLNPWKEDAAATAQQTPSDPFSQRRAASEPQYRTAARTAPSVGSYPSNSPSSGGATAVVGDMPSYPPQNSYNYPQTQAAVPTYSTTNYPATNQPNYQTVPPQNNFNQPAAPRVANLPQQPAARPKEDLFKPARIVAIVNGEPILAGDVLGPVNQMINERLASLPPEQRESVSPEEIEKFKEQALKQMLPGLIDIKVVYLDFMRAVPSDRMSEMQEMLGKNYEEYQLETDMKNAEVNSPAELDMKLRELGGSLEKKRRQFVEKLVAQQQIQRKVKKDEEVTHQQMLDYYNEHAKDYEKLAKVKWEQLMVKFSEFPNRQAAWEAMASMGNQVLRGAPLNAVAKRESQGIKASSGGQYDWTRQGSLKNETVDQAIFSLPVGELSPIIESAEGFHIVRVLERQDAGMVPFTKAQVEIREKIQNERRQEQMQAYIKDVKSKAQVWTIFDEDK; encoded by the coding sequence ATGCTTAGCTCCGTCCTGCTCTCTCCGAGCGAAGCTAGAGCTCAGTTTGGCTGGCTCAATCCTTGGAAAGAGGACGCGGCAGCGACGGCTCAACAAACGCCTTCCGATCCATTCTCTCAGCGTCGCGCTGCGAGTGAACCTCAATACCGAACGGCGGCGAGGACTGCCCCTAGCGTCGGAAGCTACCCCAGCAATTCTCCTTCGTCGGGTGGTGCAACGGCAGTTGTGGGTGACATGCCGAGCTATCCACCTCAAAACAGCTACAACTATCCGCAAACGCAAGCGGCCGTGCCGACGTACTCGACAACAAACTACCCCGCGACTAATCAGCCCAACTATCAGACGGTTCCCCCGCAAAACAATTTCAATCAGCCCGCGGCTCCTCGGGTTGCCAACTTGCCTCAGCAACCGGCAGCCAGGCCCAAGGAAGATCTCTTTAAGCCAGCTCGCATTGTGGCGATCGTCAATGGCGAACCGATCCTCGCGGGTGATGTCTTGGGGCCGGTGAATCAGATGATCAACGAGCGTCTCGCATCACTTCCGCCTGAGCAGCGTGAAAGTGTTTCACCGGAAGAGATCGAGAAGTTCAAGGAGCAGGCACTCAAGCAGATGCTGCCCGGCTTGATTGACATCAAAGTCGTCTATCTTGATTTCATGCGCGCGGTCCCTAGCGATCGGATGTCCGAAATGCAGGAGATGCTCGGTAAGAACTACGAAGAGTATCAGCTCGAGACCGACATGAAGAACGCCGAGGTGAACTCGCCTGCCGAACTCGACATGAAGCTTCGCGAACTGGGTGGGTCGCTGGAAAAGAAACGACGACAGTTCGTCGAAAAGCTGGTTGCCCAGCAGCAGATCCAACGGAAGGTAAAGAAGGACGAAGAAGTCACCCATCAGCAAATGCTCGACTACTACAACGAGCACGCCAAAGACTACGAAAAACTAGCCAAGGTCAAATGGGAACAGTTGATGGTGAAGTTCTCGGAATTCCCCAATCGTCAGGCGGCTTGGGAAGCGATGGCCAGCATGGGGAATCAGGTACTACGCGGAGCCCCCTTGAACGCGGTTGCCAAACGCGAATCCCAGGGGATCAAGGCTTCCAGCGGTGGTCAGTACGATTGGACTCGCCAAGGTAGTCTGAAGAACGAAACGGTCGATCAGGCCATTTTCAGTCTGCCGGTTGGTGAACTGAGCCCTATTATTGAGTCGGCCGAAGGCTTTCACATCGTTCGTGTTCTCGAGCGACAAGACGCTGGCATGGTTCCCTTCACCAAAGCTCAAGTCGAGATTCGAGAGAAAATCCAGAATGAGCGTCGCCAAGAGCAGATGCAGGCCTACATCAAGGATGTAAAGTCGAAAGCCCAAGTCTGGACAATCTTCGACGAAGACAAATAA
- a CDS encoding WD40 repeat domain-containing protein codes for MIKQIIGTAAVIATWIVPSIALAQISPVKLSHTIQLKPDAERLHPPVVSQIEIHPTGKLMAVAGDDHFVRIMEIATGRVIVTLKEHTDWVRAAQFSPNGKLLATAGNDRQVLLWDVQENIQLRSGSEFPSVITAVDFNHDGTQLAVVGFDDSVVVYDPYSGKKIQQWNAAGNDLRAVSFSPDGKLVAAAGRTGIIRIWNTASGSKVRDIRAHNERIHGLAFSEDGVQIVSGSEDRKLNVHSVETGQEIASLPTGDAKVFSVSLVQPGIIATGGSDNEVRLWSLDTYEEIDRLAGHDGTVATLAAQGKTMVSSGFDTTIRVWDLGNSRQNSPPVLTVPVSRFSN; via the coding sequence ATGATTAAGCAAATTATCGGTACCGCAGCCGTGATCGCCACTTGGATCGTTCCGTCGATTGCCCTTGCCCAGATTTCGCCCGTCAAGCTGTCGCACACGATCCAGTTGAAGCCGGATGCCGAGCGACTGCACCCGCCGGTCGTTTCTCAGATCGAAATTCATCCTACCGGCAAGCTGATGGCGGTCGCTGGGGATGATCACTTCGTGCGGATCATGGAAATCGCCACTGGGCGAGTCATTGTGACGCTCAAGGAACATACTGACTGGGTCCGTGCGGCTCAGTTTTCGCCTAACGGAAAATTGCTCGCCACGGCCGGTAACGATCGTCAGGTCTTGCTTTGGGACGTTCAGGAGAACATCCAATTGCGTAGCGGAAGTGAATTTCCCAGCGTGATCACCGCCGTTGATTTCAATCATGACGGAACCCAGCTGGCAGTCGTCGGCTTCGATGATTCGGTTGTCGTTTACGATCCGTACTCCGGTAAGAAGATCCAACAGTGGAATGCCGCTGGAAACGATCTGCGAGCTGTGAGCTTCTCACCCGATGGCAAACTTGTCGCCGCCGCAGGGCGTACCGGCATTATTCGTATTTGGAACACGGCAAGTGGTTCCAAGGTGCGAGACATTCGCGCACACAACGAGCGTATCCACGGCTTGGCTTTCTCCGAAGACGGCGTGCAGATCGTCAGCGGAAGTGAAGATCGCAAGTTGAACGTTCACAGCGTAGAGACTGGGCAAGAGATCGCTTCATTGCCAACCGGCGATGCGAAGGTCTTTTCGGTTTCACTCGTTCAGCCAGGAATTATCGCCACTGGCGGAAGCGACAACGAAGTTCGCCTGTGGAGCTTGGATACTTACGAAGAGATTGATCGTCTGGCAGGCCATGATGGCACTGTCGCGACGCTTGCTGCTCAAGGGAAAACGATGGTTTCCAGCGGTTTCGATACCACGATCCGTGTTTGGGACCTGGGCAACTCGCGTCAAAATTCCCCCCCCGTGTTAACGGTTCCGGTCAGCCGTTTCTCGAATTAA
- a CDS encoding citrate synthase, with translation MSDTAKLLLDGNEIELPVVVGSEDEKAVDISKLRGGTGFITLDEGYVNTGSTTSAITYLDGEAGILRYRGYPIEELAANCDFVEVMYLLIYGELPTEEQLTNFRNSIRRHTMLHEDMRSFYDGFPRDAHPMAILSSVVSALSTFYQDSLDPHDPQQVEVSIHRLLAKLPTIAAYSYKKSFGQPFIYPQNDLSYCENFLQMMFAVPSEPFHVDPDFVDALNLLLIVHADHEQNCSTSTVRMVGSADANLFASISAGISALWGPLHGGANEAVVNMLEEIIENGGDVDKYVEQAKDKKSKVRLMGFGHRVYKNFDPRATIIKKACDRLLDKLDIKDPLFDVAQKLEHAALNDEYFVARKLYPNVDFYSGVIYRAIGIPVQMFTVLFAMGRLPGWIAHWKEMHGSPTKRICRPRQIYTGETKREFVPIEKR, from the coding sequence ATGTCCGATACTGCCAAGCTATTGCTCGATGGAAATGAAATCGAACTGCCCGTTGTCGTGGGTAGTGAAGACGAGAAGGCGGTCGACATCTCGAAGCTTCGTGGCGGGACCGGCTTCATCACCCTGGACGAAGGCTATGTCAACACAGGTTCAACGACCAGCGCGATTACTTACTTAGATGGTGAAGCGGGTATCCTTCGCTATCGCGGCTACCCAATCGAAGAACTGGCCGCCAACTGCGACTTCGTCGAGGTCATGTACCTTTTGATCTACGGCGAACTGCCCACCGAAGAGCAACTGACGAACTTCCGTAATTCGATCCGCCGCCACACGATGCTGCACGAGGACATGCGGTCGTTCTACGACGGCTTCCCACGTGACGCGCACCCGATGGCCATCCTGTCCAGCGTTGTCAGCGCCCTCTCGACGTTCTATCAAGACTCGCTCGACCCTCACGATCCACAACAAGTTGAAGTTTCGATCCATCGCTTGTTGGCCAAGCTGCCGACGATTGCCGCTTACAGCTACAAAAAGTCATTCGGCCAACCGTTTATCTATCCGCAGAATGACCTTTCGTACTGTGAAAACTTCCTGCAGATGATGTTCGCCGTTCCAAGCGAGCCATTCCATGTCGACCCTGATTTCGTCGATGCATTGAACTTGTTGCTGATCGTGCACGCGGATCACGAACAAAACTGCAGCACATCGACAGTTCGCATGGTCGGTTCGGCTGATGCCAACTTGTTTGCTTCGATTTCCGCAGGGATCAGTGCCCTGTGGGGACCGCTTCACGGCGGTGCGAATGAAGCCGTGGTGAACATGCTGGAAGAGATCATTGAAAATGGCGGCGACGTCGATAAGTACGTCGAGCAGGCCAAGGATAAGAAGAGCAAAGTCCGCTTGATGGGCTTCGGGCATCGCGTCTACAAGAACTTCGATCCGCGAGCGACGATCATCAAGAAGGCTTGTGACCGTCTGTTGGATAAGCTTGACATTAAGGATCCGCTCTTCGATGTTGCTCAAAAGCTTGAGCATGCGGCCTTGAACGACGAATATTTTGTTGCACGTAAGCTCTATCCGAACGTCGACTTCTATTCCGGTGTGATCTATCGAGCCATCGGCATCCCCGTTCAAATGTTCACGGTGCTGTTTGCTATGGGCCGACTTCCCGGTTGGATCGCCCACTGGAAAGAAATGCACGGCTCGCCGACCAAACGCATCTGTCGTCCACGTCAGATCTACACGGGCGAAACCAAGCGGGAATTCGTTCCGATTGAAAAGCGATAG